The Pirellulales bacterium genome includes a region encoding these proteins:
- a CDS encoding UvrD-helicase domain-containing protein, which translates to MAAGLNAAQREAVETLSGPLLVLAGAGTGKTRVVTFRIANLIRHGIRPGRILAVTFTNKAAAEMQERASHLLGKRLPERPEISTFHSLCVRILRRHITRLGYPAEFTIYDRGDQEGLARAVLREIRVPQESLRPGDLLATISRWKTESLRPDAAAARAETDQEHLAAAGYRRYQKALKLAGAVDFDDLLLVAEELLERFSDVRADEAGRFDHLLIDEYQDTNESQYRIVKSLAGEHRNLCVVGDDDQSIYAWRGAAVKHILGFQRDWPGAKVVRLEENYRSTAPILAIANRLIAFNEERHKKILRSGRGAGNAPRIWKLADEQAESRDVVGEIRAQLDLGAARPRDFAILCRTNEQPRAFEEELRRKKVPYVLVGGQSFYDRTEVKDVLAYLRLLSQPRDEISLRRVINTPPRGIGKTTLEQLAASAVAAGRPLMDLLPEAVDAGRLPASAKRGVVGLLHLLEDHRRLASAGSLVEMATSLLEAIHYRDELNRLHKQPADAERRWNSVAELLNSLGQYEAREKRKATLSGFLDESTLMFRDSGDDKEKALERDAVVLMTLHSAKGLEFPRVYLVGLEDGILPHHRSVASEGVAIDEERRLCYVGVTRAQDQLTISWCASRFKWGKARPTKPSRFLYEITGEAKTAAEAMALSHREYMLAMQAAGLTGGPKPFRRPTRNGPPQRR; encoded by the coding sequence ATGGCGGCGGGATTGAATGCGGCGCAGCGCGAGGCGGTCGAGACCTTGTCCGGCCCGCTCCTCGTGCTCGCCGGCGCGGGCACGGGCAAGACACGCGTCGTGACGTTTCGCATCGCCAACCTGATTCGTCACGGCATTCGGCCGGGACGCATCCTGGCCGTGACGTTCACGAACAAGGCCGCGGCCGAAATGCAGGAACGCGCCTCGCACTTGCTCGGCAAGCGTCTGCCCGAGCGCCCGGAGATCTCGACGTTTCACTCGCTGTGCGTGCGCATCCTGCGGCGGCACATCACCCGGCTGGGCTATCCAGCCGAGTTTACGATCTATGACCGAGGCGACCAGGAGGGGCTTGCCCGGGCCGTGCTGCGCGAGATCCGCGTCCCACAGGAATCGCTGCGGCCCGGCGATCTGCTGGCCACGATTAGTCGCTGGAAGACCGAATCGCTGCGTCCCGACGCCGCGGCCGCCCGGGCAGAAACCGATCAAGAACATCTGGCCGCCGCCGGCTACCGGCGGTACCAGAAAGCACTCAAGTTGGCCGGCGCGGTCGACTTCGACGATCTGCTGCTCGTGGCCGAGGAACTGCTCGAGCGTTTCTCCGACGTGCGCGCGGACGAAGCGGGGCGCTTCGATCATCTGCTCATCGACGAGTATCAGGACACGAACGAAAGCCAGTATCGCATCGTCAAAAGCCTGGCGGGCGAGCATCGTAACTTGTGCGTCGTGGGAGACGACGACCAGTCGATCTACGCCTGGCGCGGCGCGGCGGTGAAGCACATTCTCGGCTTCCAGCGCGATTGGCCCGGGGCCAAGGTCGTACGGCTCGAGGAGAACTACCGCTCGACGGCGCCGATTCTCGCCATCGCCAATCGTCTGATCGCCTTCAACGAGGAGCGGCACAAGAAGATCCTCCGTTCCGGACGCGGCGCCGGCAACGCCCCGCGCATCTGGAAGCTGGCCGACGAGCAGGCGGAATCACGCGACGTCGTCGGCGAGATTCGCGCGCAGCTCGATCTCGGCGCCGCGCGCCCGCGCGACTTCGCCATTCTCTGTCGCACGAACGAGCAGCCGCGCGCATTCGAGGAAGAACTGCGGCGCAAGAAAGTGCCCTACGTCCTCGTGGGTGGACAGTCGTTCTACGACCGCACCGAGGTGAAGGACGTGCTCGCGTATCTGCGCCTGCTGTCACAACCGCGCGACGAGATCTCGCTGCGCCGGGTGATCAACACCCCGCCGCGCGGGATCGGCAAGACCACGCTCGAGCAGCTTGCGGCCTCGGCGGTTGCCGCGGGCCGGCCGTTGATGGATCTGCTGCCCGAAGCGGTCGATGCAGGGCGTCTGCCGGCCTCGGCCAAGCGCGGTGTGGTGGGGCTGCTCCACTTGCTCGAAGACCATCGCCGGCTGGCCAGCGCCGGTTCGCTCGTCGAGATGGCCACCAGCCTGCTCGAGGCGATCCACTATCGCGACGAGCTGAATCGTCTGCATAAGCAGCCGGCCGATGCCGAACGGCGCTGGAACAGCGTTGCCGAGCTTTTGAATTCGCTCGGTCAGTACGAAGCGCGCGAGAAGCGCAAGGCCACCCTCTCGGGCTTCCTCGACGAGTCGACTCTCATGTTCCGCGATTCTGGCGACGACAAGGAAAAGGCGCTCGAGCGCGACGCCGTGGTGCTGATGACGTTGCACAGCGCGAAGGGGCTCGAGTTTCCTCGCGTCTATCTCGTGGGACTCGAAGATGGCATCCTGCCTCACCATCGATCGGTCGCCAGCGAAGGGGTCGCGATCGACGAAGAACGCCGGCTCTGTTACGTCGGCGTGACCCGCGCCCAGGATCAGCTCACGATCAGTTGGTGCGCGTCGCGGTTCAAATGGGGAAAGGCGCGTCCCACAAAGCCGAGTCGCTTTCTGTACGAGATCACCGGCGAGGCCAAGACCGCGGCCGAAGCCATGGCCCTGTCGCACCGCGAATATATGCTCGCCATGCAGGCGGCCGGTCTGACCGGTGGCCCGAAACCGTTCCGGCGACCAACCCGGAACGGCCCCCCGCAACGCCGCTAA
- a CDS encoding cold shock domain-containing protein, whose protein sequence is MPFGTIKRLHESRGFGLIQSDTGDVFFHSSTVDDDDFRNLFEGQEVEFTVDVADQPTGRGSRAARVSPLRVAVA, encoded by the coding sequence ATGCCTTTCGGCACGATCAAACGATTGCACGAGAGTCGGGGGTTCGGTTTGATTCAGTCCGACACCGGGGATGTGTTTTTCCACTCATCCACGGTCGACGACGACGACTTCCGCAACCTGTTTGAAGGTCAGGAAGTCGAGTTCACCGTGGACGTCGCCGATCAGCCGACCGGCCGCGGCTCGCGAGCCGCGCGCGTCTCGCCGTTGCGCGTGGCGGTCGCCTGA